A genomic window from Scomber scombrus chromosome 18, fScoSco1.1, whole genome shotgun sequence includes:
- the LOC133999859 gene encoding ATP-dependent RNA helicase DHX58-like has protein sequence MADFALYSYQEEVVERALRRENIIIWLPTGGGKTRAAVYVAKKHLETTERAKVVVLVNTVHLVEQHFHKELKPHLGHEYKMEAVSGDSKESNFFGKVVEESDVVICTAQILFNALTNMEENAHVELSDITLLIIDECHHTQKENVYNEIMRCYLEKKLRGDPKLPQVLGLTASPGTGGAKNLEGAVEHVLQICANLDSAIVSTKDCTTELKEKVPRPFKSMDIVDKRPQDPFGDHLKGMMQKIHDFMTLPPDFRLRECGTQEYEQDVMTLEQRGVKEQNRILAQCALHLREYNDTLLINDTLRMMDAYRSLEDFYDTKTENSMDETDDFLVGLFQDNQVKLRKIAKNSQYENPKMGKLETVLRNQFGPDVESRGILFCKTRKSTHCLNDWVLNNRVLRESGIKAAVLTGAGGGKSHMTQNEQTDTIRKFRQGALNLLISTSVAEEGLDIPECNVVVRYGLLTNEIAQQQARGRARAPEAEYSVVAQTGGQEVRREHINELLEELTGRAIAKVQEMSIHDFRTKINELQKEALIGRKVADMHKMEKRGRFNASAVKLFCRGCFKSVASGSDIKLVEDTRYVNVNPEFQKHYKLGEQVIKDKTFGNWEPGRKLICNNCNKEWGYEIKYKKYTMLPKIAIRNFALETPEGNMLVKKWKDVPFTVEEFNFEEYAKDNFPEMTIG, from the exons ATGGCAGACTTTGCACTTTACTCATACCAGGAAGAAGTGGTTGAAAGGGCCCTTCGAAGAGAGAACATCATTATCTGGCTGCCAACAGGAGGGGGGAAGACTCGTGCTGCTGTGTATGTGGCAAAAAAACACCTGGAGACTACTGAACGGGCTAAAGTGGTGGTCCTGGTAAACACG GTTCACCTCGTGGAACAACATTTCCACAAAGAGCTCAAACCTCACCTGGGCCATGAATACAAGATGGAGGCAGTCAGTGGAGACAGTAAAGAGAGTAACTTCTTTGGAAAAGTGGTGGAAGAATCAGATGTGGTCATCTGCACTGCACAGATCTTATTTAATGCGCTGACTAACATGGAGGAAAATGCACATGTTGAGCTCTCAG ACATTACTCTACTGATTATTGATGAGTGCCACCACACCCAAAAAGAGAATGTCTACAACGAGATTATGAGATGCTATCTGGAGAAAAAGTTGAGAGGAGATCCAAAACTGCCACAGGTCCTGGGTCTCACTGCATCACCGGGGACAGGGGGTGCAAAGAATCTGGAAGGGGCTGTAGAGCATGTACTGCAG ATTTGTGCCAACCTGGACTCAGCCATAGTTTCAACTAAAGACTGCACTACCGAGCTGAAGGAGAAGGTACCCAGACCCTTTAAGTCAATGGATATTGTGGACAAAAGGCCTCAG gATCCATTTGGGGATCATCTGAAGGGGATGATGCAGAAGATCCATGATTTCATGACCCTGCCTCCAGACTTCAGACTGAGAGAGTGTGGCACACAAGAATATGAGCAAGATGTGATGACACTAGAGCAGAGAG GGGtaaaagaacagaacagaattCTGGCACAATGTGCACTCCATCTCAGGGAGTACAACGACACCCTGCTCATCAATGACACCCTGCGAATGATGGACGCTTATCGCTCCTTAGAGGATTTCTACGATACCAAGACCGAAAATTCCATGGATGAGACAGACGACTTCCTGGTGGGACTTTTCCAAG ATAATCAAGTGAAGCTGAGGAAAATAGCAAAAAATTCTCAATATGAGAACCCCAAGATGGGCAAACTTGAAACTGTTCTTCGAAACCAGTTTGGTCCAGATGTGGAATCAAGGGGAATCCTTTTCTGTAAAACTCGTAAAAGCACCCACTGCCTGAATGATTGGGTCCTCAACAATAGAGTTTTACGGGAATCTGGCATAAAGGCAGCAGTCCTCACAGGGGCTGGAGGTGGCAAAAGTCACATGACACAG aatgagcagacagacacaatCCGCAAATTTCGCCAGGGTGCTCTCAACCTCCTGATCTCCACCAGTGTGGCTGAAGAAGGCCTTGACATACCTGAATGCAACGTGGTGGTACGCTATGGACTGCTTACAAATGAGATTGCCCAGCAGCAGGCCAGAGGACGTGCCCGAGCACCAGAAGCCGAGTACTCAGTGGTTGCTCAGACAGGGGGACAAGAAGTGCGCAGAGAGCACATCAATGAACTTTTGGAAGAGCTGACTGGACGAGCCATTGCTAAAGTCCAAGAAATGAGCATCCATGACTTTCGCACAAAG ATTAATGAGCTTCAGAAAGAGGCACTTATTGGCAGAAAAGTTGCAGATATGCACAAAATGGAGAAGAGGGGTCGCTTCAATGCCTCTGCAGTCAAACTTTTCTGTCGAGGCTGTTTCAAGTCTGTGGCCTCTGGAAGTGATATTAAACTTGTTGAAGATACGCGCTATGTCAATGTGAACCCTGAATTTCA GAAGCACTACAAACTTGGTGAGCAGGTTATTAAAGACAAGACGTTTGGGAACTGGGAGCCTGGGCGCAAACTAATTTGCAATAACTGCAACAAG GAGTGGGGATATGAGATAAAGTACAAGAAGTATACCATGCTGCCCAAAATAGCCATCAGGAACTTTGCCCTGGAGACCCCTGAGGGAAATATGCTTGTGAAGAAGTGGAAGGATGTTCCTTTCACCGTTGAAGAGTTCAACTTTGAAGAGTATGCAAAAGACAACTTCCCTGAAATGACCATTGGTTGA
- the LOC133999858 gene encoding ATP-dependent RNA helicase DHX58-like, with amino-acid sequence MADFALYSYQKEVVERALRRENIIIWLPTGGGKTRAAVYVASQHLKTTSQAKVVVLVNKVHLVEQHFHKELKPHLGHEYKMEAVSGDSGQKDFFGKVVERSDVVICTAQILFNALTNMEETKHVELSDITLLIIDECHHTHKENVYNKIMRHYLEKKLRGERKLPQILGLTASPGTGGAKNLERAVEHVLQICANLDSAIVSTKDCTAELKEKVPRPFKSMDIVDKRPQDPFGDHLKSMMQKIHDFMTLPPDFRLRESGTQEYEQDVMILEQRGVEEQNRILAQCALHLREYNDALLINDTLRMIDAYRSLEDFYDIKADNAIDETDDFLVGLFQENQVELREIANNSQHENPKMGKLETVLLKQFGPDVESRGILFCKTRKSTHCLNDWVLYNRALQQAGIKAAVLTGAGGGISHMTQNEQTDTIRKFRQGVLNLLISTSVAEEGLDIPECNLVVRYGLLTNEIAQQQARGRARAPEAEYSMVGQTGGQEVRREGINELLEELTGRAIAKVQEMSIHDFSTKINELQKEALIGSEVAEMHKKEKRGRFAASRVQLLCRNCFKSVASGSDMKLIENTLYVNVNPDFQKHYKLGEQVIKDKTFDDWEPGRSISCNDCNKDWGFEIKYRKIALLPTIAIKNFGLETPEGRKTVKKWKDVSFTVEEFDFQEYIQDNFPDMTID; translated from the exons ATGGCAGACTTTGCACTTTACTCATACCAGAAAGAAGTGGTTGAAAGGGCCCTTCGAAGAGAGAACATCATTATCTGGCTGCCAACAGGAGGGGGGAAGACCCGTGCTGCTGTGTATGTGGCAAGCCAACACCTAAAGACTACCTCACAGGCTAAAGTGGTGGTCCTGGTAAACAag GTTCACCTCGTGGAGCAACATTTCCACAAAGAGCTCAAACCTCACCTGGGCCATGAATACAAGATGGAGGCAGTCAGTGGAGACAGTGGACAGAAGGACTTCTTTGGAAAAGTGGTGGAAAGATCAGATGTGGTCATCTGCACTGCACAGATCTTATTTAATGCGCTGACTAACATGGAGGAAACCAAACATGTTGAGCTCTCAG ACATTACTCTACTCATTATTGATGAGTGCCACCACACCCACAAAGAGAATGTCTACAACAAGATAATGAGACACTATTTGGAGAAAAAGTTGAGAGGAGAACGAAAACTGCCACAGATCCTGGGTCTCACTGCATCACCGGGGACAGGGGGTGCAAAGAATCTGGAAAGGGCTGTAGAGCATGTACTGCAG ATTTGTGCCAACCTGGACTCAGCCATAGTTTCAACTAAAGACTGCACTGCCGAGCTGAAGGAGAAGGTACCCAGACCCTTTAAGTCAATGGATATTGTGGACAAAAGGCCTCAG gatCCATTTGGGGATCATCTGAAGAGTATGATGCAGAAGATCCATGATTTCATGACCCTGCCTCCAGACTTCAGACTGAGAGAGTCTGGCACACAAGAATATGAGCAAGATGTGATGATACTAGAGCAGAGAG GGGTAGAAGAGCAAAACAGAATTCTGGCACAATGTGCACTCCATCTCAGGGAGTACAATGACGCCCTGCTCATCAATGACACCCTGCGAATGATAGATGCTTATCGCTCCTTAGAGGATTTCTATGATATCAAGGCCGACAATGCCATAGATGAGACAGACGACTTCCTGGTAGGACTTTTCCAAG AGAATCAAGTGGAGCTGAGGGAAATAGCAAACAATTCTCAGCATGAGAACCCCAAGATGGGCAAACTTGAAACCGTTCTTCTAAAGCAGTTTGGTCCAGATGTGGAATCAAGGGGGATCCTTTTCTGTAAAACTCGTAAAAGCACCCACTGCCTGAATGACTGGGTCCTCTACAATAGAGCCTTGCAGCAAGCTGGCATAAAGGCAGCAGTCCTCACAGGGGCTGGAGGTGGCATAAGTCACATGACACAG aatgagcagacagacacaatCCGCAAATTTCGCCAGGGTGTTCTCAACCTCCTGATCTCCACCAGTGTGGCTGAAGAAGGCCTTGACATACCTGAATGCAACCTGGTGGTACGCTATGGACTGCTTACAAATGAGATTGCCCAGCAGCAGGCCAGAGGACGTGCCCGAGCACCAGAAGCTGAGTATTCAATGGTCGGTCAGACAGGGGGACAAGAAGTGCGTAGAGAGGGCATCAATGAACTTTTGGAAGAGCTGACTGGACGAGCCATTGCTAAAGTCCAAGAAATGAGCATCCATGATTTTAGCACAAAG ataaatgagcttcagAAAGAGGCACTTATTGGCAGTGAAGTTGCAGAGATGCACAAAAAGGAGAAGAGGGGTCGCTTCGCTGCCTCCAGAGTCCAACTTTTGTGTCGAAACTGTTTCAAGTCTGTGGCCTCTGGAAGTGACATGAAACTTATTGAAAATACACTCTATGTCAATGTGAACCCTGACTTTCA GAAGCACTACAAACTTGGTGAGCAGGTTATTAAAGACAAGACTTTTGATGACTGGGAGCCTGGACGCTCAATCAGTTGCAATGACTGCAACAAG GACTGGGGATTTGAGATAAAATACAGGAAGATCGCCCTGCTTCCCACAATAGCCATCAAGAACTTTGGCCTGGAGACCCCTGAGGGCAGGAAGACTGTGAAGAAGTGGAAGGATGTTAGTTTCACTGTTGAAGAGTTTGACTTTCAAGAATACATCCAAGACAACTTCCCTGACATGACCATTGATTGA